A window of Fragaria vesca subsp. vesca linkage group LG7, FraVesHawaii_1.0, whole genome shotgun sequence contains these coding sequences:
- the LOC101299995 gene encoding transmembrane protein 115-like yields the protein MSTPSLAGGMGGFSGFTRLCKGLAVVLIGGHIVVQLLPVAVTYLALIPARTIPFVWNLVTSGYIEQSIHGVVVSTLGLLFIGKLLEPVWGSREFLKFIFVVNFLTSICIFITAIALYYITRKETYLYMPLSGFHGVLSGFLVGIKQMIPDQELPVIKIKAKWLPSLSLLLSIAISFWTAESATYLPILIFGTYMSWIYLRYWQRKPETKLKGDPSEDFAFSTFFPEFLRPVIDPVASIFHRMLCGRFEASNDSQGNTVGGTTLPGSDPIEASRRRERGARALEERLAAERLGATKGTEELGRDATDNV from the exons ATGAGCACTCCATCACTCGCAGGG GGCATGGGGGGCTTCTCTGGGTTTACTCGGCTATGCAAGGGCTTAGCGGTGGTCCTGATTGGAGGCCACATTGTCGTCCAGCTCCTCCCCGTCGCCGTCACCTACCTCGCTCTCATTCCCGCCAG GACGATTCCTTTTGTCTGGAACCTCGTAACGTCCGGTTACATTGAACAATCAATACATGGG GTTGTTGTAAGCACTCTCGGTCTTCTTTTTATTGGGAAGCTGCTTGAACCTGTCTGGGGTTCCAGGGAGTTCTTGAAATTTATCTTTGTAGTCAACTTCCTTACTTCCATATGCATTTTCATCACTGCCATTGCGCTGTACTACATTACAAGGAAGGAAACCTACCT ATATATGCCTCTTTCTGGCTTCCACGGAGTTCTCTCAGGTTTTTTGGTTGGCATTAAGCAAATGATACCTGACCAAGAGTTGCCTGTAATAAAAATAAAAGCCAAG TGGTTACCATCTCTCTCACTATTGCTGTCCATTGCCATAAGCTTCTGGACAGCTGAGTCAGCAACATATCTTCCAATCTTGATATTTGGCACCTATATGAGCTGGATTTACCTTAGATACTGGCAGAGAAAACCAGAAACGAAACTCAAGGGTGATCCAAGTGAAGATTTTGCATTTTCTACATTCTTCCCTGAATTCTTAAG ACCAGTCATTGATCCTGTTGCATCTATATTCCATCGGATGCTTTGTGGAAGATTTGAAGCCTCTAATGATTCCCAAGGTAATACTGTGGGAGGAACCACATTGCCTGGATCTGACCCCATTGAGGCATCTAGAAGGAG GGAAAGAGGAGCACGAGCACTGGAAGAAAGACTGGCAGCTGAGAGGTTGGGTGCAACAAAGGGTACAGAAGAGTTGGGAAGAGATGCCACAGATAATGTATAA
- the LOC101300854 gene encoding serine carboxypeptidase-like 27-like: MGYQNSLFASVCILLLSFGACFASSIQDQVRDRITQLPGQPANVGFRQYSGYVTANKQAGRALFYWLVESPAQRGPESRPLVLWLTGGPGCSSVAYGAAEEIGPFHIRPDGKTLYLNPYAWNNLANLLFLESPAGVGFSYTNTSSDLYTAGDQRTAEDAYTFLVNWFERFPQYKHRDFYIAGDSYAGHYVPQLSQLVYERNKGIKNPDINFKGFLVGNAVTDDYYDFIGTFEYWWTHGLISDSTYRALRVKCHLEFAQHLSLACTEALELADSEFGNIDPTSIFTRPCGSAAALKGNLSGHYPWKSRAYDPCAERYSEKYFNHPEVQKALHANVTGLSYPWKTCSDIIGNNWSDSPRSMLPIYQELIAAGLKIWVYSGDTDAVVPVTATRYSIDALKLPTIANWSPWYDSGKVGGRSQIYKGLTLVTITGAGHLVPLLRPREAFILFKSFLENKPMPS; the protein is encoded by the exons ATGGGTTACCAAAACTCTCTATTTGCATCTGTGTGCATTTTGCTACTTTCATTTGGAGCTTGTTTTGCTTCGTCTATTCAAGATCAAGTGAGGGATAGAATAACACAGTTACCAGGGCAGCCAGCCAATGTGGGGTTTCGTCAGTATTCTGGTTATGTCACTGCCAATAAGCAAGCTGGGAGAGCATTGTTTTACTGGTTGGTTGAGTCCCCAGCGCAGCGAGGACCGGAGTCCAGACCGCTAGTGTTGTGGCTCACTGGTGGTCCAGGTTGCTCTTCTGTTGCTTATGGAGCAGCTGAAGAGATTGGACCTTTTCATATTAGACCTGATGGGAAGACCCTTTACTTGAATCCATATGCTTGGAACAATT TGGCAAATTTGCTTTTCCTTGAATCGCCAGCTGGTGTTGGATTTTCATATACCAATACATCTTCAGATTTGTATACAGCTGGGGACCAGAGAACAG CTGAAGATGCATATACATTTCTGGTCAATTGGTTCGAAAGGTTTCCTCAGTACAAGCACAGAGATTTCTACATTGCTGGAGATAGTTATGCAG GTCATTATGTTCCTCAGTTGTCTCAGTTGGTTTATGAGAGAAATAAGGGAATTAAGAATCCAGATATCAATTTTAAGGGGTTTTTG GTAGGAAATGCTGTGACCGATGATTACTATGATTTTATTGGCACATTCGAATACTGGTGGACACATGGTTTAATTTCTGATTCCACCTATCGGGCACTGCGAGTTAAGTGTCACTTGGAATTCGCTCAGCATCTGTCACTGGCTTGCACGGAGGCCCTCGAACTAGCAGATTCAGAGTTCGGAAACATTGACCCTACCAGCATTTTCACCCGTCCTTGTGGTAGTGCTGCAGCACTGAAGGGCAACTTGAGTGGTCATTAT CCATGGAAGTCCAGAGCATATGATCCATGCGCTGAGAGGTATTCTGAAAAGTATTTCAACCATCCAGAAGTTCAAAAGGCACTTCATGCAAATGTAACTGGACTTTCATACCCATGGAAAACATGCAG TGATATTATTGGAAACAACTGGTCGGATTCTCCACGGTCTATGCTTCCAATTTATCAAGAGCTTATTGCTGCTGGTCTCAAGATATGGGTCTACAG CGGAGATACTGATGCAGTGGTTCCTGTTACTGCCACGCGTTACTCCATTGACGCCCTTAAGTTACCGACCATCGCCAACTGGTCCCCATGGTACGATTCCGGCAAG GTTGGTGGCCGGAGCCAAATATATAAGGGGCTGACATTAGTTACCATCACCGGAGCTGGACATCTGGTCCCACTCCTTCGACCTCGGGAAGCTTTCATTCTTTTCAAATCATTTTTGGAGAACAAGCCCATGCCTAGTTAA
- the LOC101301140 gene encoding tetraspanin-6-like: MYRLSNTVIGFLNLFTLLASIPIIGGGLWMARSSTTCESFLQTPLLVIGFVVLIISLAGFIGACFHVAWALWVYLVVMLFLIATLMGFTAFGFVVTSQGAGVDVPGRAYKEYHLEDYSPWLRKRIKDPNYWSNIRSCILGSKTCAXXXXXXXKNKAYIYSGCCKPPTACNYNMATTVSQDPDCYRWNNAPNLLCYECDSCKAGVLEDIKRDWHKLSVLNIVMIVVLIGIYSIGCCAFQNTKRAETDYPYGQNRMSKVRPRWDYHWWRWWHHRREQLY, encoded by the exons ATGTATAGGTTGAGCAACACAGTGATTGGGTTCTTGAACCTCTTCACTCTTTTAGCATCAATACCTATCATTGGTGGTGGTCTATGGATGGCAAGGAGCAGCACAACATGTGAAAGCTTCCTCCAAACCCCACTCTTAGTGATTGGTTTTGTTGTGCTGATCATATCTCTAGCTGGGTTCATTGGTGCTTGTTTCCATGTTGCTTGGGCGCTTTGGGTGTACTTAGTAGTCATGCTGTTCCTTATTGCCACCCTGATGGGGTTTACTGCGTTTGGGTTTGTGGTTACAAGTCAAGGTGCTGGAGTTGATGTGCCTGGTAGGGCTTATAAGGAATATCATCTTGAAGATTACTCACCATGGTTGAGGAAGAGGATTAAGGACCCCAATTACTGGAGCAACATTAGGAGTTGTATTTTGGGGTCTAAGACTTGTGCAANNNNNNNNNNNNNNNNNNNNAAAAATAAAGCATATATCTAT TCTGGTTGTTGCAAGCCACCAACAGCATGCAACTACAACATGGCAACAACAGTGAGTCAAGATCCGGATTGCTACCGGTGGAACAATGCCCCGAATTTGTTATGCTACGAATGTGATTCATGCAAGGCAGGAGTGCTCGAAGATATCAAAAGGGACTGGCACAAGCTCTCTGTCCTCAACATTGTGATGATTGTTGTCCTCATTGGAATATATTCCATTGGATGCTGTGCTTTCCAAAACACAAAAAGAGCTGAAACGGATTACCCCTATGGCCAGAACCGGATGTCCAAAGTCCGACCAAGATGGGATTACCACTG GTGGAGATGGTGGCATCACAGAAGAGAACAGCTTTACTAG
- the LOC101300285 gene encoding ubiquitin-conjugating enzyme E2 19-like, producing the protein MEVRPNPTADNSSAPPQRTQSNSSQKKPPATPIPVDSSSVSQRLQKELMSLMMSGGELGVSAFPEGESIFTWIGTIEGGKGTLYEGLSYKLSLRFPMDYPFKPPLVKFETMCFHPNVDQFGNICLDILQDKWSSAYDCRTILLSIQSLLGEPNPESPLNSYAAALLSNKEDYRKMVHKQYFAGESFES; encoded by the exons ATGGAGGTCCGTCCCAATCCCACGGCGGACAACTCGTCGGCGCCGCCGCAGCGTACCCAAAGCAATTCCTCTCAGAAAAAGCCGCCGGCTACTCCCATCCCCGTTGATTCCTCCTCCGTTTCTCAAAG GCTTCAGAAGGAGTTGATGTCTCTAATG ATGAGTGGAGGAGAACTTGGTGTATCAGCTTTCCCTGAAGGTGAGAGCATTTTTACATGGATTGGCACAATCGAAGGTGGAAAGGGAACTTTGTACGAGGGTTTATCTTATAAACTGTCTTTGAGATTTCCTATGGACTATCCTTTCAAGCCACCACTAGTCAAGTTTGAGACAATGTGCTTCCATCCAAATGTTGATCAGTTTGGCAACATATGTCTTGACATCCTGCAG GACAAGTGGTCTTCTGCTTATGATTGCAGGACTATTCTTCTGTCCATTCAAAGTCTATTGGGAG AGCCAAACCCAGAGAGTCCCCTTAACAGCTATGCTGCTGCTCTTTTGAGTAACAAGGAAG ATTACAGAAAAATGGTCCACAAACAGTACTTTGCTGGAGAATCATTTGAGAGCTGA